In Desulfobacterales bacterium, the genomic window TTGACGGTAAAAGAGAAGCCCGCTTAATTGCTTTGAGTTGCAGCGAACTACCAGAAGAACATTCACGATGGACGTTGCGTCTGTTAGCAGATAAAGCGGTAGAATTAGAAATTGTTGAATCGGTTTTTCATGAAACAGTGAGGCAAACTTTAAAAAAACGAACTGAAGCCTCATTTGCGAAAAAGCTGGGTAATTCCACCAGAGCAAAATGGAGAATTTGTAGCAAGGATGGAAGATGTCGTTGAGTTGTATTGCGAACCATATGATCCAAAAACACCGGTGGTATGTTAATCGCACACAATTGATCAGCTATTTCTAATAATAGGGATAACTTCATTATATTTTTAATAAATTTTCTGCATTTTTATAAAAAAGCATTTCAGCTAACCTTTTGTCACTTCCGCAGGCTGCTTTAACAGCCTTAATACCGGCTATTCTGCTGCCAAAGGGCCAGTCAGAAGCAAATAATACTTTTTCCGGCCCAAAAGTTTTTATCAATTTTTTTATAACGCCTGGGGGTTGCAATGATGTATCAACCCAGACATTTTTAAACTTGCCGAGTAACCTTATAACATCCATAACATCAAACATTCCTGCGTGCCCTACAATAAACTTTGCCTGGGGAAATGCTGCAACCAGATCTCTGGCTCCTTTGATGGAACCATATTCCGGTATATTATTGCTTTTTTCTTTGTTTTTATAATAGTTTGAAACACCGGCATGAAAGAGAATAGGGAGATCAAATTTTATAAATGAATCAACAGCCGTCTTCATTTTTTCATCGGTAAAGTTAACTTTCTGGATAACAGGATGAAGTTTTAATCCTTTTGCACCCTTTTTAACATCCTCTTCAAATTGATTTGGCAGAGTCTCCATTTTTGAAAAATCTACTCCGGTAAAAGGTATTAAACCGGCATCTTTTTCAGCAGCTTTTTTTACATCATTAAAGTCTAAATGGGGAGGAACCGGCAGGCAGACAGAAAAAGAAACTCCGGCTTCATCCATACTTTTGCGTGCATTTTCACGAGTTGCTGTGAAATTTCGTTCGCGTTCCGCATTGATAATATATGGTTTGAAAATTTCATAAGGTATTCTCCCCATTTTGAAATTTCTATTTAAGAAAAACTGCCAGATTGAAATAGGATCAAATATCCTTTTTTTTGTAACGCCTATTTGTTCAATGATATCTCCACCATTATTGTACAAGATATCCCCTATGTGACTGTGGGCATCGATTATCATCATCATCATCATTAATCCTTTATGTTTGATACAGTGAGTAATTTAGATTAAAGTCTCTGATTGTTAACGGATTTCATGGTGCTGGAAATCAATTCCATCAGCCGGTTCAATTCGTCGCGGGTTATGGTAAGAGGCGGACGAAAGACAACACTCTCCTTAGCAACCAACCCCTGAACGACAATGAAGCCGTTGTTTCGAGCGGTCACACAAAACAACTGGGCCAGTTCTTCCTTTGTAAATGTAATTGCGTTCACAAGTCCCAAGCCACTTACCGAACGAATTAAATCCGGGTAGAAACTTTGAATGCGACTTAAATGATTCAATAAAACCGCTCCTGTTTCATTGGTTTGTATCCATGGACGCATTTGCTCATAAACATCCAGGGTTTTACAGGCAACCCGGCACCCCACATCGTGGCCCCCAAAAGTGCACAGATGAATGAGCGGGTGAATGTCGAAAAAGGATTTGACGGTTGGGGTAAAGACCATCCCGGTCATTGGAAACAGCCCGGTGGTGATTGCTTCACCAAACAACAGGATATCCGGGTTGACATCATAATAATCTTTGGCAAATTTATGGCCGGTTCGACCAAACCCGGTTTGAGTTTCATCAAAAATCAACAACGCGCCATAATGCTCGCAAACCGCTTTCAATTCCAATAAATAGTCCTTATCAACCAGGCGACATCCGTTTTCCACCTGTACGGGTTCCAAAATGAAGGCGGCGGTGTTTTTGTTGATCGCTTTTTTGGCAGCCGCGATGTTATTGAATTCAACTATGGTTTGATCCGGAATCAGGCGGCCGTATCTGTCCTTATCAATGTGCTCTGAAAGGCCCATGGCGAATCCGGTGTGGCCATACCATCCGCCATCCACCGAAATCAGCTCTGTTTTGCCTGTATAGCCTCTGGCCAGTTTACACGCCGCATCCATTGCTTCACCCCTGACCACTGTGAAAAGGACGCAGCTTAGGTCTCCGGCCACAAAACGAGCCAGCTTGCTTGATAACTCAGCCTTTTCTTCGGAAACGAGAATAAAATTACCGCAATCAGTCTCTTTGGCGGCTGATTTGAGCGAATCCACCACCGTTTTGTTTTTTCGACCAAGATTGTAGGTGGATGCGGCACAATAGCAATCAATGAAACGGGTTCCATTGATGTCATTGATATAGATGCCTTCACTTTGCCCCTCTATCACATCAAGTCCTTTGGCCTTTAAATGTTCAATCAACCCTTCCGAAAAAAGCGCTTTGGCTTCTTCGTACAAATCTTCGATAGGCACGTAAGAATCATCTGTTTTTATTTGAGTTTGCAGGTCATGCATGGGTTATTTGCTCCTTTCATTGTCAAGTAGGTTGTTAAAAACCGAATTTTCTTAAAAACGCACCAATGGGTATGAGATTCTTGGGGTTATTCACCCATTTGCGGAAGATGGGAATCTTGATTAAGGGCAGCAGTATAAACAGGTAATACCCCTGTATCGTCATGGCTTTCCTGAACCTTTTTAAAAAATCGTCGACTTCTTCTTCAGTCACCGTCAAGGGGAGCATAAAACGCATGACTTGAGGTGCATTTCCTGAATACGCAGCGAAAATACCGGATTTGCTTAAACAATCCGCCATGAGCATTCCCATGAATTCATGCCTGTATTCAATACCGATCATCAGGCCCTTGCCACGCACTTCGCGGATTGATTCAGGGTGCTGCAACATGATCTTAGTCAGTCCGTTTTTGAGACGTTTTCCCATTTTTTCAGCATTTCTCCAGAGTTGTTTTTCAACCAATTGGTCGATCACTTTAGTGGAAATCCGGCAGCCGATGTTACTGCCTCCCCCGGAAGAACTGTGAAAAAAGGGGTTGTCGTTGACAAAACCAGTCAACTTCGGGATATCCCGATAAACGATGGCGCCATTGGGGTAAACACCGCCGCCAATGGATTTGGCCAACGCCATCACATCCGGCACAACCCCTGAATACTCGGAAAACCAGATTCTGCCAGTACGGCCAAACCCGGTTTGAATTTCATCAAAAATAAGGACAATACCCAAATCATCGCAAAGTTGCCTTAACCCATGCAAATATTCACTGGTTCCCACATGGATGCCGCCTTCACCCTGTATCGGTTCAATCAAAATGGCCGCTGTTTTCATGGAAGCCAATTGTCTGATGGCTTCAAGATCGCCAAATGGCGCCAAACGAAAACCGGGCATAAGGGGCTGGAAAAGTTCCTTGTAATAATCCTTGCCTCCGGCGGAAAGGCTGAATCCGGAATGGCCGTGGTACGCATTGACCATAGAGATGATTTCTTCTCTTCCTGTGGCACCTTTCGCCAGTTTAATGGCCGCTTCAATGGAATCTGCGCCACTACCGGTAAAAACCACCTTATTTAAATCACCCGGTGCCAAATTGACCAGTTTTCTGGCAAATTCTATTTTGGAACGGGATAATAGCAAGGGCGTTCCCATATCGTATTCATGTAAGGTGTCACACAGTGCTTCAACAACACTGGAATTACGCCTGCCTGTATTAAAAGAACCTGCGGATGAAAACCCGTCAAAATACGTTTTGCCTGTTGTCGCATCTGAAAATTTTGTATCCCGGCGATTACTTTCCAGGATGTCGATATGTCCGGCAGATAAGT contains:
- a CDS encoding aspartate aminotransferase family protein; amino-acid sequence: METELLSKMRTKEIFKQFGDHISKGQIRYLSAGHIDILESNRRDTKFSDATTGKTYFDGFSSAGSFNTGRRNSSVVEALCDTLHEYDMGTPLLLSRSKIEFARKLVNLAPGDLNKVVFTGSGADSIEAAIKLAKGATGREEIISMVNAYHGHSGFSLSAGGKDYYKELFQPLMPGFRLAPFGDLEAIRQLASMKTAAILIEPIQGEGGIHVGTSEYLHGLRQLCDDLGIVLIFDEIQTGFGRTGRIWFSEYSGVVPDVMALAKSIGGGVYPNGAIVYRDIPKLTGFVNDNPFFHSSSGGGSNIGCRISTKVIDQLVEKQLWRNAEKMGKRLKNGLTKIMLQHPESIREVRGKGLMIGIEYRHEFMGMLMADCLSKSGIFAAYSGNAPQVMRFMLPLTVTEEEVDDFLKRFRKAMTIQGYYLFILLPLIKIPIFRKWVNNPKNLIPIGAFLRKFGF
- a CDS encoding amidohydrolase family protein → MYNNGGDIIEQIGVTKKRIFDPISIWQFFLNRNFKMGRIPYEIFKPYIINAERERNFTATRENARKSMDEAGVSFSVCLPVPPHLDFNDVKKAAEKDAGLIPFTGVDFSKMETLPNQFEEDVKKGAKGLKLHPVIQKVNFTDEKMKTAVDSFIKFDLPILFHAGVSNYYKNKEKSNNIPEYGSIKGARDLVAAFPQAKFIVGHAGMFDVMDVIRLLGKFKNVWVDTSLQPPGVIKKLIKTFGPEKVLFASDWPFGSRIAGIKAVKAACGSDKRLAEMLFYKNAENLLKI
- a CDS encoding helix-turn-helix domain-containing protein — encoded protein: MIHNSADLRLKILEIQVLLSKNRSDADSFAWKYSQISEAFSVHENTVIGVRKRFVEDGLEAALDRKRQTNPSHQQTFDGKREARLIALSCSELPEEHSRWTLRLLADKAVELEIVESVFHETVRQTLKKRTEASFAKKLGNSTRAKWRICSKDGRCR
- a CDS encoding aspartate aminotransferase family protein, with the protein product MHDLQTQIKTDDSYVPIEDLYEEAKALFSEGLIEHLKAKGLDVIEGQSEGIYINDINGTRFIDCYCAASTYNLGRKNKTVVDSLKSAAKETDCGNFILVSEEKAELSSKLARFVAGDLSCVLFTVVRGEAMDAACKLARGYTGKTELISVDGGWYGHTGFAMGLSEHIDKDRYGRLIPDQTIVEFNNIAAAKKAINKNTAAFILEPVQVENGCRLVDKDYLLELKAVCEHYGALLIFDETQTGFGRTGHKFAKDYYDVNPDILLFGEAITTGLFPMTGMVFTPTVKSFFDIHPLIHLCTFGGHDVGCRVACKTLDVYEQMRPWIQTNETGAVLLNHLSRIQSFYPDLIRSVSGLGLVNAITFTKEELAQLFCVTARNNGFIVVQGLVAKESVVFRPPLTITRDELNRLMELISSTMKSVNNQRL